From Solanum lycopersicum chromosome 8, SLM_r2.1, the proteins below share one genomic window:
- the JAF13 gene encoding bHLH-type transcription factor JAF13, producing MAMGHQDQDGVPGNLRKQLALAVRGIQWSYAIFWSTAVTQPGVLKWIDGYYNGDIKTRKTVQAGEVNEDQLGLHRTEQLKELYSSLLTSESEEDLQPQAKRPSASLSPEDLTDTEWYFLVCMSFVFNVGQGLPGKTLATNETVWLCNAHQAESKVFSRSLLAKSASIQTVVCFPYLGGVIELGVTELVTEDPNLIQQIKNSFLEVDYSVILKRPNYVSNDAKNDTNIGSQKPDHNALENDAYPVEINSPHDSSNGFVANQEAEDSLMVVDGIGETSQAQSWRFMDDNISNGANNSLNSSDCISQNNANCEKLSPLSSGEKETKPCPLDRQENDQKKPHLLDHQGDDAQYQAVLSTLLKSSDQLTLGPHFRNMNKKSSFASWKTDIQMPRFGTAQKLLKKVLLEVPRMHAGVIHKFSRENGKKNSLWRPEVDDIDRNRVISERRRREKINERFMHLASMLPTSSKVDKISLLDETIEYMKELERRVQELEARSARRSNDTAEQTSDNCGTSKFNDIRGSLPNKRKACDMDEIEPESSNGLLKCSSADSIVINMIDKEVSIKMSCLWSESLLLKIMEALTDLHMDCHTVQSSNLDGILSIAIESKSTGSKTLAVGTIREALQRVVWKS from the exons ATGGCTATGGGACACCAAGATCAAGATGGAGTCCCAGGCAACTTGAGAAAGCAACTTGCTCTTGCTGTTAGAGGCATTCAATGGAGCTATGCAATCTTCTGGTCAACTGCAGTTACACAACCAGG GGTGTTGAAATGGATTGATGGGTACTATAATGGGGATATCAAGACCAGGAAGACTGTTCAGGCGGGGGAAGTTAATGAAGACCAGCTGGGGTTGCATAGAACTGAGCAATTGAAAGAACTTTATAGTTCCCTCTTAACAAGTGAAAGTGAAGAAGACCTGCAGCCACAGGCCAAAAGGCCGTCGGCCTCATTATCTCCAGAAGATCTCACTGATACAGAGTGGTATTTCCTAGTATGCATGTCATTTGTCTTCAATGTTGGCCAAGG GTTACCAGGGAAGACCTTAGCAACAAATGAAACTGTTTGGCTGTGCAACGCTCACCAAGCCGAGAGTAAAGTCTTTTCTCGTTCTTTGCTAGCAAAG AGTGCATCTATCCAG ACTGTTGTATGCTTTCCCTATTTAGGAGGCGTAATTGAGCTGGGAGTCACCGAGCTT GTCACGGAAGATCCTAACCTCATtcagcaaataaaaaattccttTCTAGAGGTTGATTACTCCGTTATTTTGAAGAGGCCTAATTATGTCTCCAACGATGCAAAAAATGACACGAATATCGGTAGCCAAAAGCCTGATCATAATGCACTTGAAAATGATGCTTATCCAGTTGAAATAAATTCACCTCATGATAGTTCAAATGGTTTTGTCGCCAATCAAGAGGCAGAAGATTCACTGATGGTGGTAGACGGTATTGGGGAAACTTCACAAGCTCAAAGCTGGAGGTTCATGGATGATAATATCAGTAATGGTGCGAATAATTCCTTGAATTCCAGTGACTGCATCTCTCAAAACAATGCAAATTGTGAAAAGTTGTCCCCTCTTTCGAGTGGAGAGAAGGAAACTAAGCCTTGCCCACTAGACCGTCAAGAGAACGATCAGAAGAAACCGCATCTTTTAGATCACCAAGGAGATGATGCTCAATATCAAGCTGTCCTTTCTACTCTTTTAAAGAGTTCTGACCAATTAACTTTGGGACCACATTTtagaaatatgaataaaaagtCAAGTTTTGCTAGTTGGAAAACCGATATTCAGATGCCGAGATTTGGAACTGCACAAAAACTATTGAAGAAGGTACTTCTTGAAGTTCCTAGAATGCATGCTGGTGTTATACATAAATTCAGCAGAGAAAATGGTAAAAAGAATAGCCTTTGGAGACCAGAAGTTGATGACATTGATAGAAACCGTGTTATTTCAGAGAGAAGGCGAAGAGAAAAGATAAATGAGAGATTTATGCATCTTGCATCGATGCTGCCAACTAGTAGCAAG GTTGACAAAATATCACTACTCGATGAGACAATAGAATACATGAAAGAGCTTGAAAGGAGAGTTCAGGAGCTGGAGGCGAGATCAGCAAGACGATCAAATGATACTGCAGAGCAGACATCTGATAATTGTGGCACTAGCAAATTCAATGACATCAGGGGATCACTACCGAACAAAAGGAAGGCATGTGATATGGATGAAATAGAACCTGAAAGCTCCAATGGATTACTGAAATGTAGTTCAGCTGATAGTATTGTCATCAATATGATCGATAAGGAAGTCTCGATCAAGATGAGTTGTCTTTGGAGCGAGAGCTTGTTGCTTAAAATTATGGAGGCACTGACTGACCTACATATGGATTGCCATACAGTTCAGTCTTCCAACCTTGATGGGATTCTATCCATTGCTATCGAATCCAAG